From the genome of Fibrobacter sp. UWEL:
ACTCCGTATTGGGGTACTTTTCAATCACTTCCTTGTACAGTTCCTCGGCAGAATCAGGATCATGCTTAAATTCATCGTAGATGAAAGCCTTTGCATAGAGAGCTCGCAATACTCGAGCACTGTCCTTGGAATCCTGGATGATATTGTCCAGACGGGCCACTGCACTGTCCGTTTCGTCCAATTTGAACAAGAACAATTCCGCAATCTGGAACTCCGAACTAAAGAAGGAATTCATATTGGGAATGGAATCCTTAGCCTTATCCTCATCATTCTTGGAGCGCATGGCGATCAGGCGCTTCAGAGCATCACGACGTTCACGGCTTTCCTGACCATACTTACTGATGGATCTCGAAAGGAAGCTACTATCGTAATAGACCACGGCCCGGTCATAATTCATGGTCCTGGATTGCTCGTAGTCACCCAGGCAGAAATAGCTACGGGAAGCGTGTTCCGTTTTGGGATAATCCGTATTCACCTTTTGCAGGATCACCATGGCATCGGCCACCTTATCCCCAAGCATGGTCAATTCGCCAATACGTACCAGGAATTCAGGCTGCTTGGATTCAAATTCAGGATTCTTGAACAATTCCTTGTATTCATCAGCAGCAGGCAAATACTGTTTCTGGTTCGCCAGACATTCTGCAGCCTGTTCGCCGGCAGTCTGTCGTTCGCGAACATTCAGGAGCTTGATTTCTTCGGCAGTGTAGTGTTCACGAGCCTTCTCCCAGTCATCCTTCTTGAAGTATAGACCTGCCAGACGGAAATGAGCCTTCGCCCTCATGAAGGGAGTGCCGGCGGTATCTGCAAGGACCGCCTCCAGGGAGGCAATGGCCTGATCCGGGAACTCAGCCTGTTCATCCAGAAGGGACAGAAGATTCAATCCCTGGAAATAATAGGGATGGTCCTTGGAGGCAACCACCGGTTCCAAGGCAAAACGGCTGATGTTATATTCGTGGTTCTTGTAAAGGCAATAGGCACGTTGGTATTCCACAGCAGGCATGGAATCATGGTCTGCGAAATAACGTTCAAATTCGTCATACTTGGTAATGGCCTTATCCCATTCCAGCTTGTGACGGAAAGATTCGCCAATGAGGAAAACAGCTTCGGCAGAACGTTTCTTGTTCTTGGGGAAACGTTCCAAAACGCGGGAGCCCTTTTCGATAATCTTGTCGTATTTCTTGCGTTCTTCTGCGCCAGGCCTGGAGTTATCCGCCTCCGGGATGCTGTCCAAACGGGCTGTTCGCATTTCGGCAGCCTGTTCATCCAGACGTTCTGCATTGAACATATGGTTCAAGTAGGCGCAGCAAGTGCATCCCTCAAAGAGGAATGCCACAAGAGCAAGTATGATGAACCGAATACGAAGCATATGGGTCAAAAGATACAAAATCTGACTAGAACTGATTCAAGTACGTGATATAATCACAGAGTTTCAGTCCCGGCGGCATCACCGTCTTGTCGAAACGAATCATGCGGACTTCGGCAGGCTTACCCACCACGCGGGCGATCATCTCGAAGTTGTCCTGGGTTTCCCATACAGCTGCATCCAGCACAAGACCGTCACCGCAGTCCGTTTCGCCGGTGCTATTGCCAATGCCGGAAATTCTGGAATTCTGCTTCAGCAAGCGGGTAAATACTTCGGGAGCCATGCCCAGATGGTTGGAACTGGAGGAAGAATCATACACCACTACATGAACCTGTCGGAAATGATTCAGGGAGTCAAACACCACCGTATAGGTGTGCTTGTAAGGTGCATTGTAGAAGGATTCCTGCCAGACGTTATTCTTTACCGGCTTGAAGTTGGAGATGGAATACTTCTTGAAGAATTCCTTGGGAGTGGCACCATAGCGAACCACATAATGTCCCAGCATGGTGGTAAAGTCATGACTGGATGTGGGTCTGGATGCTTCACGAAGGCTATCCACCGCACGGCTCAAGTTGGCAGCCAAGCCGCTGGTTTCTCTAGAAACGGGAGCGGCACGAGTAACGTTCGCTTCCTGAATACGCTGCTGGATTTCCGGATACTCGGGATTGTTGCGCTGGATTTCCTGGAACTGCAGGCGAGCGCGATCATACTGGCGTCCCTTCAGGAAGGCTCGACCCAAAGCTTCCCTCAAGGGAAGATTATCGGGATAGCGTTCCACGAGAGGTTCCAGAATGTCGCAAGCGACCTGAGCGCGGTCCTGCGGAGACATAGCCATTCCAGCACCTGCTCCCGGCGGGGTCTTTTCGCCAAGGGTATTGGCCGCTTCCCGTGCAGGCAAGTATTCCGGACGGAAAGCCAAAATACGCTGGTAGATTTTCTCTGCAGTATCAAAATGGCCGTTGTATTCATTTAGGTAGCCCTGGAGCAAAAGCAGGCGGGCGTCCACCGGATACTGGGAAAGTGCATATTCCACCACTGCGGTACAACTATCCAAAAGTCCACTCTGGTGGTAAAGTTCAGCCAGCAGTTCATAAGCCTTGGGAGAATCTCCGTTGGAAAGGCTAATGACAGTTTTCAATTCCGTGGTGGCCTGGACGTTTCTGGATTCCTTCATCAGAAGTTCGCCATACCAGAGTCTCGTCTCATAAAGTGCCGGGGCTTTTTCGGTAGCAACACGAGCCAGTTCCTGAGCAGCGCCCATATTTCCAGACGTGTAAAGGGAACGGCTTTCCAGATAGGAAGAAATGCCGGAGCTGGGATAGCGTCCCTGAAGCTTGCCCGTAAGCAGGGAAAGTCGGTCCCTCTGGTTATCCGTCAGGGAGTCCATTTCAAACAAAGTATTAACAGCACCCCAGAGAGCGGGAGTGAAATCCGGATAGAGAATCACCACTCCATCGTAAATATCAAAGGCACTATTAAAGGATCCGTTACGAAACAATTCCTGGGCACGGCGCATCTCCGTCTGGACCTGAACCGGCATGGAGGTTATTTCGGACTTCAGGTCCGGGGTGTCACCACGGGCCACGGATGAACCCGCGGAAAGACCATAAGGGATGCCCCCTACGGTAATCTTGGAGGGGCCGTAATATTGATAGGCACGAAATCCTCCAAAGGCAAGGAGGGTTCCGCAGCACAATGCAAGGAAAAGGTATGCAGCCTTTTGAGCGGCAGAAGATGAAGTCGCCATAGGCAAAACCTAGCTTAGGTATCGAGGAAGTCAGCCAGCTTTTCTTTGTGTTCCTTGCTCTTCTGCAGGCGACGCAAAGTCTTGTTCTTGATCTGGCGGACGCGTTCACGGGAAAGTTTCAAGTCTTCGCCGATGTCCTTCAGGGTAGTATCTTCCACCGTATCCAGGCCGTAGAACATGCGAAGGATTTCTTCTTCACGCTGGGGCAGGCTGGACAAGGTTTCCTGGATGAGTTTCTTGCGTTCTTCACGTTCCAGATCTTCGTTCTGGTTACCGTCGGAACCCAGCACATCCATCAAGGTGCTCACGGACTCGCTGCTGCTAGAAACAGAAGCACTGTCACCGATGGGAGCATCCAGGGAGATATCCACAATTTTTTCCATCACTTCCACGATGTCCTTCTCATACGGGGAGAATTCATCCATGGCGATGGTACGTTCATAGTCACCATCATTCTGCATGAGGGCGCGCTTAAAGCGATTTACGAGGGCAAGCTTGTTAGGCGGAATTCGGACCGCCCCTACCTGTTCAAACAGGGCCTTCTGGATAGACTGACGGATCCACCACACTGCGTAGGAGATGAACTTCACGTCCTTGTCCATGTCAAAGCGCTTGGCAGCCTTGAACAGACCCAGGTTACCTTCGTTAATAAGATCCAGGAGAGAAAGACCGCGACCCTGATACTTGCGGGCAACACTGACCACAAAGCGAAGATTGCCGCGGATTAGGCGCTGAAGAGCGGACTTTCGAATTTCTTCTGTAGCTCCGGTCTTGATAATCGAAAGAAGAGCCGACTCTTCCTGAGGAGTAAGAGTCGGGAAACGATTCAAGTCCCGAAAGTATAGTGCTTCGTTTGCATCACTCATATATTCACCTATCAATCCAAATTGTACTTCTTTGGAATAATCCAATGAAGTTGCACAAATATGGTTTTTTATCCCAAATCCGTCAAATCTTTTAGTTTATCGTAAGGGTATATTCCCGAACTATGTCCATCACTGAAGGACAAAGTTGCGGCATAACGGCCTACAGACTGCACCTTTACAAGCTTTATATCGTTAGAAACGGTAGAATCATCAAGAGTCTTTACGCCAGTATGCTCATCCACGCACAGCGCACAGGGGCAAGCACAGCGCAAATCTCGGATAGAACAAGCACCGCGGGTACCGTCATTCCATTCCACGCCAAGTTTTCCATCGGGAGTTCTAAAGAATTTCTTCGGCTGTAACATAAACACTCCTTAGACGTTTTCTACCGGCAGCTGGTCAAATTCGTAATTGTAGCTCTTCAGGGTATCTGCGTTCTCGTGATCAAAAACAGAGATCGTACGGACCATGGAATCAGCCACCTGCATAAACACCTTGGCAGATTCAGAATTGGGGTACTTCAGCACAGCGGGAGTACCAGCATCACCACAATCGGCCACAGCAGGTTCCAGAGGGACCTTGCCAATGAGAGGCACGCCCCACTTCTTGGCGATGGATTCGCCGCCCCCCTGACGGAAGATGTAATGATGCTTCTCGCACTGGTCGCAGATAAAGTAACTCATGTTTTCCACGACGCCAATCACAGGCACGCCCACGTTATCAAACATGGCAATTCCCTTACGGCAGTCCGCAAGAGCAACTTCCTGAGGAGTGGTCACCACGACTGCTCCGGACATGGGGCAGTTCTGGGTGAGCGTCAGCTGGATGTCACCTGTTCCTGGAGGGAAGTCCACCAGCAGGTAGTCCAGCTTGCCCCAACGCACATGGTGGATGAAATGCTGGATCATCTGGCTTACCATAGGGCCGCGCCAGATGGTAGCCTTATCGGAGTCAGCAAACATGCACATGGACACAATGCTGATGCCGCCCTTGGCTTCCACAGGAGCGATGGTGTTATCCTCAAACACTTCGGGAGCCTTATCAATACCGAACATGAGGCCCATGCTGGGTCCATAAATGTCAGCATCCAGAATACCCACGCGGGCACCGGAGAGGCTCAAAGCCATTGCCAAATTTGCAGTCACAGTAGACTTACCCACGCCACCCTTACCGCTGGCCACCGCCACCACATGGGAAACTTCACCAATGTGGGAATCCTGGGGAGCCTTTGCCGCAGAGTTACCCGTTGCAGAGCCGCCTTCCTTGGCGGTAAATGTCACGTTCACTTCGGATGCACCCAGGCTCTTTACGATAGCAATACACTGGTCCTTGAACTGGTCACGGATCGGGCAAGTGGGCGTAGTAAGACGCAGGTCAAAACTAACCTTGTCCCCTTCGATTTTCAGATTCTGCACAAAGTCCAGTTCCACAATGTTTCTGTGGAGGTCAGGATCCTGCACGGCGCAAAGCGCCTTCAAAATGGTTTGTTCGTTCAGCTGCATATTAACCTAAGGAGAACTTCGGCATGCGAAGCAAATGAGTCATGCAAGGAGGCCATTCCTCTTCGTAATGGCTTACCAAAATAATAGTCGTTTCTGTAGACAGGAGCTGCAACAGATGGAAAATCTTTTCCCTATATTCACCCTTGAGTCCTTGGGACGGTTCGTCCAGTAATAGGACTTTCGGCGGGCGGATTGCCGCACGAGCCATTAGAACCAAGCGCTTGTCGATGGGAGACAAGGTACGAATATTCTGGTTCACATCTTCGAAACCCAAGTACTTCAACCATTCGCGGGCCTTGGACTTTTCTTCCCAAGTGGGATTGGCAGCCTTGCAGAGGTTGGGAGTAAAGCCCGTGAGAAGAACTTCCAGAATACTCAAGTCTTCGCGATACTGCAATGCCAGTTCCGGAGAGAAGAAACCCAGCTTGGCCTTGTGATCCCAAATGTTGAGACCATGGCCCGGGCGTTCTCCCAGGAGGGTAATGTCGTTGTTGTAAATCTGGGGATGGTCTGCGGTCAGCATGCCCAAAAGCGTACTCTTGCCGGCACCGTTCTCCCCCATCACGGCCCAATGCTCGCCCTTACGGACCGTCCAGTTCAAATTCTTAAGGACGTCTGTTTCACCGAAACGGACATTGATGTTCTTAAGGTCGAAAAGAACTTCAGCTTCTTCAACGCTAGATTCCTCACTGCGTTCGGAATGACACTTTGGCATGTCATCCTGAGCGGAGTCGCAAAGCGACGAAGTCGAAGGATCTAGCATTCCATTCAGTCGAACAACCTCGTAATCCTTCAGTTCCTTCTTGGTGAACTTCGGTTGTGCCGCAGCCTCGGGCAACTTACCCTCGTACTGAGTAAAGGTCTTGTCCCCGTAAACGAAGGCAGGGATTTCCGGCAGCAGTTCATCTTCGCGGGCCAGGCGCACCGCAATCTTCAGGCCGGTACCGCGGCTGCGGGCCAATTCAGCAACACAGCCAGCCAAGTGAGCACGATATTCCGGATCCAGACCGCCAAACAAATCATTGAAGTAAACCCATTCCGGATTTTCCATCCACATGCGGGCCAGCAGGACGCGACGCAATTCCCCGTTGGAAAGGCTCAGCAACTTGCGGTCCAGAATACCCGCTGCCAAGTCGGCAATTTTCAGGGCCTCGTCAAGTTTCGTGGGGTCCGTTTCCGGCCATGCCATATCGTCAATGTAACGATCAGTCTGCAAGAAGAATTTCTTATTCAACAGCAGGTTCTTTACCAGCGGAGCCTCTTCATCGTGAAGGCTAATAAAACGCTGCTGGAAGAAGGGAGCCAAAGCCTGCTGGATTTTTCGCTGAATAGCCTCCGACATAGTGGAGACCTTTTCTCGCTGATTCAAGAAATGAGTAATGACTCGGTCAAGATCCTCGCCTTCCGTGCTAAAAATCTGCACCTGCGGGAACTTCTCGATCAAAGCCTCAAAACGTTTAAATTCCATGGCGCCAAATGTAGCATTTTCGCAAAATGAAAAACTCCCGACGAACCATCGGGAGTTTCCAAAACAAGAGAGAAATCAGAACGGTCTTTAAAACTGTGTAAAGAATTCCCATGTAGCCTTGGGTACCCAAGACGTGGTAGAGCCAGGATCCTTATGATCCCAGATATGGCCACCATTCTGAGTACACCACTTCACAGGGAAGCGTTCATCCACAGTCTTGTAGTCATAGCAGAGATGAGGACCGGAGCCAGAGTATTCCTGAGCCTGTTCGCCACTAGCGTCCGTAAAGTTCGGACCGTTATGCTTCAAGGCTGTGTTACGTGCAGCACGTCCAAGGTCCGGGCGACACAGGTCATCCTGCAAGCCCAACACACCCATCCAGGCGATAGACTTACCAGAATGTTCCGGGACCCAGATATTGATTTCTGCAGTTTCGTAAACAGCTACGCCACGAAGCACATGCTGACGATTACGAGACAAACCATTGGTGAACATGGAACCATAGCTAAAGCCAGAGGAGAATACGCGAGAGGAGTCAATACAGAGATTGCTCTGGAGATCTGCCAGAAGTTCATCGAACAAGGTGTAGTCATCCTGAGCCCAGGGAGCCTGATTACCATTACCTTCCGGAGCCACGAAGATGGTGGTCTTTTCGGTATCCAGCGGTTTCATGCCATAGTAACCTTCCTGCTGGACGCCACCGGCCCAACCGCCCATGCAGTGCATACCGAACACAAGACGATAAGGCTTGTTGTTATCGTAGTTGTCAGGAATATCGATGCGGATGGTACGCTTGCCCTTGCTCCACTGGAAATCATAGCTGCCAGACTTCACGCGATTCCAAGTCTTGCCACAACCACGAGTAGGAACAGGAGCATTACCCTTAGCCCAACCAAATTCATAAGTTTCTTCAGTACCGGCAGCTTTTTCCAAAGTCAATTCCACGTTGGTATCAAGATTTGCCAAGGCAACAGTCAATGTATCGTAGCCCTCGGCAATGACCCGCAGGTTATCGCCGGTCTCTTCTTTCTTGAGGGTCTTAACAGCGGGGACTCCATAAGTGGCGCCATAAGAGCCATGAGCCGTAAATTGAACATCCTGCACAGCGGAACCCATCTGGACCTGACCAAAATAGGATCCTTCAGCCTTCACGTAACCGCGAAGATCCACCTCGCCGGAACCGTAAAAAGACTTGCTCATCACACTGTTACCAAGAGCATCGAAAATTTGGACTTTCACAGGGCCAGAACTGCTCTGAGCAAAGGAAAGCACGCCGTTGTTCACGCCCACAAAACCAGGAGCAGAAAGGGTACGAATTCCATCGGTACCACTACCCATAGGCTTGTCGCGAAGAGTGAAACTTCCAACGCCATCAGTTGTTGTAGAAAGATTATTCTTTACCAAACTGACAGAAGCACCCTTAACCGCCTTTCCCTTGGCGTCAGAAACTGAACCTGTCAAAATGAATGCATTAGCCGACGTGGCAGAAATAGCCAGTGCAAGGCCCATTGAGGCAAAACCCAAAAATCTCATTACATACTCCTTTTGAACACACCACTGTTCAAGCTATAAAGTATATCCGATGGCAATCCGAATCCATAGCCACAGCAATCATTTCATGGACAATCTATCCAAGCCTTCAAAACTTTGCTATTTTGCGAGGAAATGAACGATTTACTGCAAAAAGCAATTGACGGAGCCAGTAGCTCCGATGCAAAATACCGCCTTACCCCTGCCGAGGGACTGAAACTCCTTACGGAAACTCCCTGGACCGAAGTTGTGGAAGCGGCCAACAAGGTTCGCCACATTCGCCTCCCCGGCAACAAGGTGGGCTATACCGCTTTTCGCATCGTCAACTACACCAACGTCTGTGAAATCACCTGCAGTTTCTGCAGTTTCTGTCGGCCCGAAAAAAGCCCCGAGGCATACGTCCTAAGCCTGGACGAAATCCGCCAGAAAACCATCGAGGCAAAAGCAAAGGGCGCCGACCACATTTTCCTGCAGGGTGGCGTCAACAAGAACATTCCTCTTTCCTACTACACCGACGTACTCCAGATGCTGACCCAGGAAATGGGTGTTAGAGTCCGCGGATTCTCCCCGGTGGAGCTGGTAAGAATTGCAGAGTTTAATAAGATCAGCCTGGACGATCTGCTTGAGATTTTTAAACAAGCTGGACTGAGTTCCGTCCCTGGCGCAGGAGCAGAAATTCTCAGCGATCGCATGCGTCAATTCCTAAGTCCCAAGAAGTTAACCGCCCAGCAATGGTGCGACACTCTGGCAGCCTGCCACAAGAAAGGCCTTCCCGGAAGCGCCAACATCGTGTTTGGCAGTATGGAAACCCCCGAGGAAATTATCGAACATCTTGAATTTGTTCGTAAAACCCAGGATAAGGCTGTCGCCGCAAACGTCTCCGGCTTCAATAGTTTTGTGGTCTGGACCTTCCAACCTCAAACGGACAAGTTCCCCATCCGCCACGTTCGGGGAGACGAATACCTGAAACTTCTGGCACTTTCCCGCCTCTATCTGGACAATGTCCCCCACATTGAAGTTTCCCTGCTGGGAATGGGCCTCTCCCTAGGTGAATTAGGGCTCCACGCCGGCGCCGATGACATCAACAGCATTGTCATTGAGGAAAACGTGCTGACCAATCACGGTCTCACCTCCATCGAGGCAGCCGAAAAGTTTATTCAGGACGCAGGATTTACCCCCTACCGCCGTAGTCTGAATTTCGACTAAATTCAAAAGTCTCGCGCCTAAAAATTTGGTATTTTTAGGCCATGAAAAAATTGTTGACAGCTTGTATGGCTCTTGCAGCCATGACTTACGCCCGTCCGTCCCTGCAGTTTGACAGGGATCGTATTGAGATGGGCAATACTTTTGGCGTCCAGCTTATTTTCCCCCTGCAGGACTTACCCGAAGATCACAGTGACCTGCAGTTTGAAACCCAGAATGGTTTTTCCCTCGTAAAGTTGGATAGTGCAGACCAGGTCATCCGCCAGCAATCCGATCCCTTTGAAGATTTCTTTGGTGGTAGGCACAGCCGAGGCAGTTACAAGGCCCGCGTTTACACGTTCACTCTTAAGGCACCGAAAAAAACAGGACGAATCAATTCCGGCACCATTTTTATGACCATCAATGGTCAGAAGGTGAACATCACCGGAGACATCGCTGTCAGCTTACAGCGTTCCTATAACGACGACGCTCTGGCCATCTCTCTAAAGCCAAACAAGACCACCATCTACGAAGGTGAACAGATTTACTTGAACCTGGGTTTCCACGCCTATGAACATTTCGCAGGCAACCTGCAGGCTCTGGATATGAGCACAGGTAACGACTTTATTGTCCACCGCAACGAAATGAACACCATCGAATGGAGCCCCGTAGAAGGCAATCCTCGTGAAAGAGAAGCAAGCTTCAAGTTCGCCTGGTTAAGCCCCACCAAGAGCGGCAACCTCCAGATTCCGCCCTTCAAGTTCAAGTACACCAAGGTCGGTGAACCTAAGGTTGTAGAAGAAAAGAAGCAGATGGGAGGTATGTCCTTCTCCAGCAGAACAGTAAAGCAGGAACCCGTCGATACGGAAACCGCATCCCAGCCCATCAAGATTACCGTAAAGCCTTTGCCTACCGAAGGCAAGCCCGCAGACTTTAGCGGCATGGTAGGTAACTACAGCTTTAAGGCAGAGCTGGACAAGACCAACCTGAAGGTGGGCGAAGCCATGACCCTGACCATTACCCTGAAGGGTGACGGAACTCCGGGCACCATCACGGACCCCAAGCTTCCCGACTTTAGCGACTTCCGCGCTGTCCCTCCCGAAAACAACATTACCAAGAAAATTTCTGGACAGAAGGTGGTTACCACCAAGACCACCAGCATTTTCCTCTACCCCAAGAAGAAGGGGGAATTCACCATCCCCGCCATTTCTTACAGCTGGTTCAATCCCGCCAAGAAGAAATATGAAACTACAACAGAAGGCCCCTGGAACATTGTAGTTGAAAAGGGTGAAACTCCTACTGCCGACGCCATCTTCCAGCCTCAAGTTGCAGCAAGCCCTGCAGGCGGCCCACCCGCCGTGCAGAAAAAGGAAATTGAAGCCCTGGGCTCCGACATCCGCTTTATCCATTCCATAAAAGGCATTTCCGCCAACAAGGCTCCTTACAAGGAACTCTGGTACTGGATTGCATTCCTAGCAGCAATCCCCGCTTACTTCGCCGTAGTATTCACCGTACGTAGCAAGCGCAAGCGTAATAGCAATACCGCACTGGTCCGCAAGAACCAGGCCAACAAGATGCTCAAGCAGCGCTTCGCCAAGGCCAAGGAAGCGCTCTCCAAGGGAGACGCCAAGGCTCTTTATGCAGCATTGGAAAACGGTCTGGTAGATTACCTCAGCGACTTGACCAACCAGGAATATAAGGGCATGACCCGCGACCAGATGAAGGCCGACCTGAAATCCAGAGGCGTCAAGGAAGAAACCATCGCCTCCATCGACAGCTGGCTGGAGAAGTGCGCATTCGCAAGATTCGCCCCCGTCAATCCTTCCGCTAGTGAACAGAGCCAGATGTTAAGCGATGTGGAAAAACTTTGCGAAAGCCTGAAGATTTAAGTCAAGAGTTTTGAATATGAAGAAAATGATTTGGATTCTAGTTGCAGCCGTCGCCATGATGAGTAGCGCCGCCTTCGCAAATGAAAGTTGTGCAGGCGTTGCCGCAGGCGAAAAGGCCTATAACGAAAAAGACTACGAAAGAGCCATCGACGAATGGCGTACCTGTGTCGACAACGGCATGGAAGATCCGGACTTATACTACAATCTGGGCAACGCCTATTTTAGAAATGGTAAGCTGGGATTTGCAGTCTACTACTATAAATCCGCCCTGAGACTTCGTCCCAACGATCCGGACATCCAGCACAATCTGGGATTCGCCACCGCCATGACCAAGGACAAGGTGGAAGAAGACGAGGAGGAAAACCCGCTTCTCTCCGGGCTCTTCAAGATTCACCACGCCCTTTCCCTGAAGGTTCAGCTATTCATCCTTCTGGGGCTGTTCTGGTGCTTCGTGATTTTCGCCATCGCAAGACGCCTGACTGGTAACGAAAAGACCCGCAAC
Proteins encoded in this window:
- a CDS encoding BatD family protein: MKKLLTACMALAAMTYARPSLQFDRDRIEMGNTFGVQLIFPLQDLPEDHSDLQFETQNGFSLVKLDSADQVIRQQSDPFEDFFGGRHSRGSYKARVYTFTLKAPKKTGRINSGTIFMTINGQKVNITGDIAVSLQRSYNDDALAISLKPNKTTIYEGEQIYLNLGFHAYEHFAGNLQALDMSTGNDFIVHRNEMNTIEWSPVEGNPREREASFKFAWLSPTKSGNLQIPPFKFKYTKVGEPKVVEEKKQMGGMSFSSRTVKQEPVDTETASQPIKITVKPLPTEGKPADFSGMVGNYSFKAELDKTNLKVGEAMTLTITLKGDGTPGTITDPKLPDFSDFRAVPPENNITKKISGQKVVTTKTTSIFLYPKKKGEFTIPAISYSWFNPAKKKYETTTEGPWNIVVEKGETPTADAIFQPQVAASPAGGPPAVQKKEIEALGSDIRFIHSIKGISANKAPYKELWYWIAFLAAIPAYFAVVFTVRSKRKRNSNTALVRKNQANKMLKQRFAKAKEALSKGDAKALYAALENGLVDYLSDLTNQEYKGMTRDQMKADLKSRGVKEETIASIDSWLEKCAFARFAPVNPSASEQSQMLSDVEKLCESLKI
- a CDS encoding tetratricopeptide repeat protein, producing the protein MKKMIWILVAAVAMMSSAAFANESCAGVAAGEKAYNEKDYERAIDEWRTCVDNGMEDPDLYYNLGNAYFRNGKLGFAVYYYKSALRLRPNDPDIQHNLGFATAMTKDKVEEDEEENPLLSGLFKIHHALSLKVQLFILLGLFWCFVIFAIARRLTGNEKTRNILVGSSFILVFAFCITGASAGYKIFIAETEAIGVVTAADADVTSAPDHKSQTLNTLSEGTSFEVLSEQGQFLEIKLGDRIKGFVHKKDVGVIK